The following are from one region of the Acanthopagrus latus isolate v.2019 chromosome 2, fAcaLat1.1, whole genome shotgun sequence genome:
- the kcnj1a.1 gene encoding ATP-sensitive inward rectifier potassium channel 1a.1, with the protein MFGFLNKRIEECLAERKSRRTRLVTKDGRCNIEYGNIKYSTHFAFLADFWTTFVEIRWRFVLLLFIASFTLSWFIFGLLWYWIARSNGDLTWQKPPSGHTPCVDNVVGLTTSFLYSLETQTTIGYGGRALTPVCPGAVALLVIQSLLGAIINCFMCGVILSKISLPKKRAKTITFSDMAVISPKNGSLCLSIRVGNLRKTLMIGSQIYGKLLRTTVTPDGETIIMDQVNIDFVVDAGKDNLFFVCPLTLYHVIDKNSPFFEMAVDTLHKQDFELVVFLDGTAESTSSSCQVRTSFIPQEVMWGYNFLPIISRSKEGKYRVDFSNFSKVVPVATAHCAYCFHNIKGHHLHSREGQDNEGFEVIDIHDPPNVTKM; encoded by the coding sequence atgtttggatttttgAACAAACGTATCGAGGAATGTTTGGCGGAGCGAAAAAGCCGCAGGACCAGACTAGTGACCAAAGATGGCCGCTGCAACATTGAATACGGAAACATCAAGTACAGCACACACTTTGCATTCCTGGCTGATTTCTGGACCACCTTTGTGGAGATCCGCTGGCgttttgtcctcctcctcttcatcgcTTCTTTCACCCTCAGCTGGTTCATTTTCGGCCTGCTGTGGTACTGGATCGCCCGCAGCAATGGAGACCTAACTTGGCAAAAACCCCCATCAGGCCACACGCCATGCGTTGATAATGTTGTAGGACTTACAACGTCGTTCCTCTACTCCCTTGAAACCCAGACAACGATTGGCTACGGTGGCCGAGCACTCACCCCTGTCTGTCCTGGTGCTGTGGCCCTTCTCGTCATCCAGTCTCTCCTCGGAGCCATTATCAACTGCTTCATGTGTGGAGTCATCCTGTCCAAGATCTCTTTACCCAAAAAGAGAGCTAAAACCATCACATTCAGTGACATGGCTGTCATCAGTCCCAAAAATGGCTCGCTTTGCCTGTCGATCAGAGTGGGGAACCTGCGCAAGACCCTGATGATTGGAAGCCAGATCTATGGTAAGCTGCTGAGGACAACCGTTACACCAGACGGGGAGACAATCATCATGGACCAGGTGAACATTGACTTTGTGGTAGATGCTGGGAAAGACAACCTCTTCTTCGTATGTCCTCTCACGCTCTACCATGTCATCGACAAAAACAGCCCCTTCTTTGAGATGGCGGTGGACACGCTCCACAAGCAAGACTTTGAGCTGGTCGTCTTCCTCGACGGCACCGCGGAGtccaccagctcctcctgccAAGTCCGGACCTCCTTTATTCCCCAGGAGGTCATGTGGGGCTACAACTTCTTGCCCATCATTTCTAGAAGCAAGGAGGGCAAGTACCGAGTCGACTTCTCCAACTTCTCCAAGGTGGTGCCCGTGGCCACCGCACACTGCGCCTACTGTTTCCACAACATCAAGGGTCACCATCTCCACTCCAGAGAGGGACAAGACAATGAGGGCTTTGAGGTGATTGATATCCACGATCCCCCAAATGTCACTAAGATGTGA